The DNA segment AGGCACCATCCCATGGCCTCTCCCGAATTCTTCGAGAGGAACTCATTCAGGAGCGTCAGACCTGGTTCGTAGTTCGCAGCTCTTATGGCGGCCCTCGCCGCGCCCAATGTTGCATCAGGCCCCGCAGCTTCTGCCGGCCATGCGCCCACAACTTCCAACAAGATCAGCACCACAATTGCTGCTGATGCTCTGCCCGTTTCCCACGTCTTCATTTCCCGTCTCCTTCGCAAGTAGCAGGTCAAAAATCCGCACATCCATTCCCGATGCCGTATCGCAAGAAGATCCCTATTGTTATCTGATGCTCCAACGTTTTCCGAGTTTCGCAACGACAAGATTCCAAACTCCAGCGCCCGCGAACATACCAATCCATCCAGCGATGTCCCGACCGCCGGATACATTTCCGAAAACCTCTATAAGAATCCCTACCGAGCCAACTGCGAGCCAAACGAGCAGTCCTGCGAAAATTCCAAGCACATGTGCCATGCCCTTCGTTCTCATTCCGCCTCCTCTAATTGCTCAATGTCTGAGTGAATCTGGCCTGCGCGCAAACCGGCACGCACGCCCATGGGCCTGATCCGCAAAGAACCCTCTTCGATCCCTGACAAGCATCAGACAGTCTCATCCTCTTTGACCGTCATATCCAAGGCGCGCAGATCTTTGGAATCAGGGAACCGCGCCAAGCCTTTCTTGAGCAAGGAACGCGCCTTGTCAACGCGGCCCATTTCGATATAGAGCTTTGTCAGGCGAAGCAATGTTGCCTCGACCTTGATGTCTTGCTGTTCCTCGGGAAGAGGCGCTACTGAGTCCGGCGCATGCAATTTGATAGCCCACTTCGTGAAACAGTCGCCGCACTGGAATACATGCCCCTTTAGTGCAACATGCGCGCCGCGAAATACGAGCTTGAATGGCCGGTAGATCGCGTCAAGGACAAGACCGGCTACGATACCCACCGGACCATAAATCAGGCTGCCGGCTGCGGTAGCTTGATGATCTCTAATTGGCGCCACCTGTTCCTGCGGACTCACGATGCAAGTGTTTTCGCCGCTGCACCACGGGCAATGCGGGCGCACCGGAACGAACAAACGTGCGTCACAATGCCCACATGAGATGATCTGGCCCATATGCTCAGGCGTTACATGGGCACCACAAGCGCCACATTTGAATACTCTGGTTATAACCCCGAGTCTACGGCGAAACAGGCCGAGCGACTGGATTCCCCTATCACGTCCTGCGATGCTGAGCAAGACTTGATCTGCAATCATCCGTTCCTCAGTTGACTCAAAACGGGCGACGTATGATGAGCACGCCCCGATAGTTGCAGGGATGCAACCAACCCAGAAAACCATTGCACCGAAACCCATTGCCGGCAAGAAAGCTACGAAGAGGATGGCGATGATTGCTAAAGGCCAATCGTGCGAATGGGAATCTTGTACCCACCAGCGGTGCACGAAAACCAGCATGACCAGAAATACCACAGTTCCGAAGATTAGTGCTACCCTGTGCCAACTCTTCTCGCGCCGCGCTAGCGAATGTAGAACGATATTGATTTCCTCGCGTATCTCGTCATCCATTGCAGTCGACACATCCTCCTTCATCGCGACCGCCTTGATCGGAAAGCCATTGTCGGAGGAGTTCGTAACTGTCACGATGCGCGCCTCCTCTTCTCAATTGGTCGTCGAAAGCCTCTCCAAATGAAGTATATTCCCAATCCCGTGATGACGGCTGCGACTACCGCTTCCCCTGTGGCCAACGGATTTCGCAGAGAGAAGCCTTGAAGCGTTAATGCCAGCAGCACCAAGCCGTGCACGGTACCCGAACCCAACAGGCCGCCTCCGAAGCAGCTTTCCAGAGCCTGACGTACTCCAAGAGGTCTTCGGAGCGATCGTATGAACAAACATAAACTCGATGCGAACATAGCCACAGTCGCGGGTAGGTACGGAGAGCGTTCTGTTTGGATTCCGGCAGCCGCACCGATATGTCTATCCAATTGAGTGAATGCAACAAGGAGAAGTAACAGCGCCACAGAAACCCCAGGGAAAGACACTCTTTGACTCAGCTTCGAAACCCTATAACTGGTTCTAGATTTCCATAATGAGTTTTTCTCCTCGACCAGGGAATCCACGACGTTCCTTACGACGCCTTGAGTCTTGTTGTCCTCTTCGATACCGCGACGGCTCAGTTCCCTACGGATAAGGAGAAGAGCCTCAGGTTCAAATGTGTGCGGATCCACGAATGCAGCCTTGATCAAATCCTCAGTGGACCATCCCGCGTACATCTCCGACAATTCAGACAGCCTTTTCTTATCCACTGCAATAAACCCTCCAACAATCTTCTGTCCTTTCTTGCAGCGTACTGCCCTCCCTTGGATGCGAACAACTCTTCACAACACCACGGCGGCGGTGTTGCTGGGAACACTGAT comes from the Candidatus Hydrogenedentota bacterium genome and includes:
- a CDS encoding tetratricopeptide repeat protein — encoded protein: MTVTNSSDNGFPIKAVAMKEDVSTAMDDEIREEINIVLHSLARREKSWHRVALIFGTVVFLVMLVFVHRWWVQDSHSHDWPLAIIAILFVAFLPAMGFGAMVFWVGCIPATIGACSSYVARFESTEERMIADQVLLSIAGRDRGIQSLGLFRRRLGVITRVFKCGACGAHVTPEHMGQIISCGHCDARLFVPVRPHCPWCSGENTCIVSPQEQVAPIRDHQATAAGSLIYGPVGIVAGLVLDAIYRPFKLVFRGAHVALKGHVFQCGDCFTKWAIKLHAPDSVAPLPEEQQDIKVEATLLRLTKLYIEMGRVDKARSLLKKGLARFPDSKDLRALDMTVKEDETV